In Clarias gariepinus isolate MV-2021 ecotype Netherlands chromosome 9, CGAR_prim_01v2, whole genome shotgun sequence, a single window of DNA contains:
- the tuba5 gene encoding tubulin alpha 5 isoform X1, which produces MRECISIHVGQAGVQIGNACWELYCLEHGIQPDGNMPSDKTIGGGDDSFNTFFSETGSGKHVPRAVFVDLEPAVIDEVRSGTYRQLFHPEQLISGKEDAANNYARGHYTVGKEIIDMVLERVRKLTDQCTGLQGFLIFHSFGGGTGSGFTSLLMERLSVDYGKKSKLEFAIYPAPQVSTAVVEPYNSILTTHTTLEHSDCAFMVDNEAIYDICRRNLDIERPTYTNLNRLIGQIVSSITASLRFDGALNVDLTEFQTNLVPYPRIHFPLVTYSPIISAEKAYHEQLSVAEITSACFEPSNQMVKCDPRHGKYMACCMLYRGDVVPKDVNAAIANIKTKRSIQFVDWCPTGFKVGINYQPPTVVPGGDLAKVQRAVCMLSNTTAIAEAWARLDHKFDLMYAKRAFVHWYVGEGMEEGEFSEAREDLAALEKDYEEVGTESVEDEEEGEEY; this is translated from the exons ATG cGTGAGTGCATCTCCATCCACGTGGGCCAGGCTGGTGTGCAGATTGGCAATGCATGCTGGGAATTGTACTGCTTAGAGCATGGTATCCAGCCTGATGGCAATATGCCAAGTGATAAGACCATTGGTGGCGGGGACGACTCCTTTAACACTTTCTTCAGCGAGACTGGCTCTGGGAAGCATGTGCCACGAGCTGTGTTTGTGGATCTGGAACCTGCAGTCATTG ATGAGGTGAGGAGTGGCACCTACAGGCAGCTCTTCCACCCAGAGCAGCTCATCTCTGGGAAGGAAGATGCGGCTAATAACTATGCCCGTGGCCACTACACTGTTGGCAAGGAAATCATTGATATGGTTCTGGAGCGTGTCCGTAAACTG acTGACCAGTGTACTGGGCTCCAAGGATTCCTGATCTTCCACAGTTTTGGTGGAGGCACTGGTTCAGGTTTTACCTCCTTGCTGATGGAGCGCCTGTCTGTTGATTATGGCAAGAAATCCAAGCTGGAGTTTGCCATCTATCCAGCACCTCAGGTCTCTACTGCTGTTGTGGAGCCATACAATTCTATCctgaccacacacaccacactggAGCACTCAGACTGTGCCTTCATGGTGGACAACGAGGCAATCTATGACATCTGCCGTCGCAACTTGGACATCGAAAGGCCAACATACACCAACCTGAACCGGCTCATTGGCCAGATCGTCTCCTCCATTACAGCTTCTCTGCGCTTTGATGGTGCTCTCAATGTCGACCTGACAGAGTTCCAGACCAACCTGGTGCCATATCCCAGAATCCACTTCCCCCTGGTCACCTATTCCCCAATCATCTCAGCTGAGAAGGCCTACCATGAGCAGCTGTCTGTTGCTGAGATCACAAGTGCCTGCTTTGAGCCATCCAATCAAATGGTGAAGTGTGACCCACGCCATGGCAAGTACATGGCCTGCTGTATGCTATACCGTGGTGATGTGGTACCTAAAGATGTGAATGCTGCCATTGCCAACATCAAGACCAAACGTTCCATCCAGTTTGTGGACTGGTGCCCCACTGGATTCAAG GTTGGCATCAACTACCAGCCACCTACAGTGGTTCCTGGAGGAGATCTGGCCAAGGTGCAGAGAGCTGTGTGCATGCTGAGCAACACCACAGCCATCGCAGAGGCCTGGGCACGTCTGGACCATAAGTTTGACCTGATGTATGCCAAGCGTGCGTTCGTGCACTGGTATGTGGGTGAGGGCATGGAGGAGGGTGAGTTCTCTGAGGCCAGAGAGGATCTTGCAGCTCTAGAGAAAGATTATGAAGAGGTTGGCACAGAATCTGTTGAAGATGAAGAGGAAGGAGAAGAGTATTAA
- the tuba5 gene encoding tubulin alpha 5 isoform X2: MDFSIEFVIAAVIGLQRECISIHVGQAGIQIGNACWELFCLEHGVGPDGVLQETTSQPHSRHDPFNTFFSTGSSGHHVPRAIFVDLEPTVVDEVRSGTYRQLFHPEQLISGKEDAANNYARGHYTVGKEIIDMVLERVRKLTDQCTGLQGFLIFHSFGGGTGSGFTSLLMERLSVDYGKKSKLEFAIYPAPQVSTAVVEPYNSILTTHTTLEHSDCAFMVDNEAIYDICRRNLDIERPTYTNLNRLIGQIVSSITASLRFDGALNVDLTEFQTNLVPYPRIHFPLVTYSPIISAEKAYHEQLSVAEITSACFEPSNQMVKCDPRHGKYMACCMLYRGDVVPKDVNAAIANIKTKRSIQFVDWCPTGFKVGINYQPPTVVPGGDLAKVQRAVCMLSNTTAIAEAWARLDHKFDLMYAKRAFVHWYVGEGMEEGEFSEAREDLAALEKDYEEVGTESVEDEEEGEEY; this comes from the exons ATGGATTTCAGCATAGAGTTTGTGATTGCTGCTGTTATTGGCCTACAGCGAGAATGCATCTCAATCCATGTGGGCCAAGCTGGCATTCAGATAGGTAATGCATGCTGGGAGCTCTTCTGCCTGGAGCATGGTGTGGGACCCGATGGTGTGCTCCAGGAAACCACATCCCAGCCCCATTCCCGTCATGACCCCTTCAACACCTTCTTCAGTACAGGCAGTTCAGGCCACCATGTACCCAGGGCCATATTTGTGGACCTGGAGCCCACTGTTGTGG ATGAGGTGAGGAGTGGCACCTACAGGCAGCTCTTCCACCCAGAGCAGCTCATCTCTGGGAAGGAAGATGCGGCTAATAACTATGCCCGTGGCCACTACACTGTTGGCAAGGAAATCATTGATATGGTTCTGGAGCGTGTCCGTAAACTG acTGACCAGTGTACTGGGCTCCAAGGATTCCTGATCTTCCACAGTTTTGGTGGAGGCACTGGTTCAGGTTTTACCTCCTTGCTGATGGAGCGCCTGTCTGTTGATTATGGCAAGAAATCCAAGCTGGAGTTTGCCATCTATCCAGCACCTCAGGTCTCTACTGCTGTTGTGGAGCCATACAATTCTATCctgaccacacacaccacactggAGCACTCAGACTGTGCCTTCATGGTGGACAACGAGGCAATCTATGACATCTGCCGTCGCAACTTGGACATCGAAAGGCCAACATACACCAACCTGAACCGGCTCATTGGCCAGATCGTCTCCTCCATTACAGCTTCTCTGCGCTTTGATGGTGCTCTCAATGTCGACCTGACAGAGTTCCAGACCAACCTGGTGCCATATCCCAGAATCCACTTCCCCCTGGTCACCTATTCCCCAATCATCTCAGCTGAGAAGGCCTACCATGAGCAGCTGTCTGTTGCTGAGATCACAAGTGCCTGCTTTGAGCCATCCAATCAAATGGTGAAGTGTGACCCACGCCATGGCAAGTACATGGCCTGCTGTATGCTATACCGTGGTGATGTGGTACCTAAAGATGTGAATGCTGCCATTGCCAACATCAAGACCAAACGTTCCATCCAGTTTGTGGACTGGTGCCCCACTGGATTCAAG GTTGGCATCAACTACCAGCCACCTACAGTGGTTCCTGGAGGAGATCTGGCCAAGGTGCAGAGAGCTGTGTGCATGCTGAGCAACACCACAGCCATCGCAGAGGCCTGGGCACGTCTGGACCATAAGTTTGACCTGATGTATGCCAAGCGTGCGTTCGTGCACTGGTATGTGGGTGAGGGCATGGAGGAGGGTGAGTTCTCTGAGGCCAGAGAGGATCTTGCAGCTCTAGAGAAAGATTATGAAGAGGTTGGCACAGAATCTGTTGAAGATGAAGAGGAAGGAGAAGAGTATTAA